A window of Thermoplasmata archaeon contains these coding sequences:
- a CDS encoding DUF6569 family protein, translating to MPSTGESPLARFARGIVEGDGRSIGTPSLSDDGSAVVLSILMGRGGARGYVLANEVADEVSFIDPGRIDRVRIRNESRRRIFLPPGTLLAGEGTASRGITRGVLVDPRSMVDVEVRCVHASAPVRAHAPLELGGSVAPLRVRQALMSRDQGLVWEAVREFIATRAPSVRNTDDLMAALGMASSAASLPSATPSPSSIQGDPCGMIVLGAAGVEAMEVFDGPEPWARASPDLADGLRGESSAATFLTHQVIAGKAIELAKAWLLRLAELAQGPGTRQTWVAADSSAEWTVLGGEVIHLLAFRGSPWSQLPAAPGGTLGGAEAPDGLSQLPPGITAPAPGEGDVAVAVVAASDAEDDSAAPAPPVRIRRRKVLTSGWDASTFGSLERFASKEFGGDRSAAMRFLVRQGLLGRGYFGPRAPPSYHAPAASQEALGDPGQLEPDHATVEARISDYGRIAQTEAYAEWLRDRARQELARMASALEDPVLREAAQAALDRLPSSPPEPEFLETPPAEAIPPPPPVDVRPLLRRAFAASAAGQFSDALHLFDEVLDAEPDHRTALLGRAVALRRSGKSQEALEALDLVLRLEPTNAAALLNRGRVLQERGEFQAALETYDRLAAVAPNDWDVWVARGDVLARMDREPEALNAYSEAQRRNPDDESLKAKIRGIERARVPPPTSASRVALPRDVQEGQSYLIRGGPPDLGYRVFRALSIRSVPCLLVTPRDADRVRGEQGLGGVRILELTTEPGGDRVPPSSLVGLTNAIEHFLTVNRGRAAILLEGLSLLVETNGFRDTALFLARVNESILPSQGIFLVSVARGELAEKEAAILERDLRVLS from the coding sequence ATGCCTTCCACCGGGGAGTCGCCCCTCGCGCGCTTCGCGAGGGGCATCGTCGAGGGCGACGGACGGTCGATTGGAACGCCCTCGTTGTCCGACGACGGCTCGGCCGTGGTCCTGTCGATCCTCATGGGCCGTGGCGGCGCGCGAGGCTACGTCTTGGCGAACGAGGTGGCGGACGAGGTCTCGTTCATCGACCCGGGTAGGATTGACCGGGTGCGGATTCGCAACGAGTCGCGCCGCCGGATCTTCCTCCCGCCCGGGACGCTCTTGGCGGGGGAGGGGACTGCGTCCCGCGGCATCACCCGCGGCGTCCTCGTGGACCCCCGATCGATGGTGGACGTGGAGGTGAGGTGCGTTCACGCCTCGGCCCCCGTCCGGGCCCACGCGCCCCTCGAGCTCGGTGGGTCCGTCGCTCCTCTCCGCGTCCGACAGGCGCTGATGTCGCGCGACCAGGGGCTCGTGTGGGAGGCGGTTCGTGAGTTCATCGCCACCCGAGCCCCCTCGGTCAGGAACACCGACGATCTCATGGCGGCTCTCGGGATGGCATCCTCCGCCGCGTCGCTGCCAAGCGCGACGCCGTCCCCTTCGTCTATTCAAGGCGACCCGTGTGGCATGATTGTGCTCGGCGCTGCCGGTGTGGAGGCCATGGAAGTGTTCGACGGCCCCGAGCCGTGGGCGCGAGCCTCCCCGGACCTCGCGGACGGGCTCCGGGGTGAGTCCTCCGCCGCGACGTTCCTAACGCATCAGGTTATCGCCGGAAAGGCGATTGAGCTCGCGAAGGCATGGCTTCTCCGTCTCGCCGAACTCGCGCAGGGTCCCGGGACTCGGCAGACCTGGGTTGCGGCGGATTCCTCGGCGGAATGGACGGTCCTGGGCGGGGAGGTCATCCATCTCCTCGCCTTCCGTGGGAGTCCTTGGAGCCAGCTCCCGGCCGCGCCGGGTGGCACGCTCGGGGGGGCAGAGGCTCCGGACGGACTTTCGCAACTGCCACCGGGAATCACTGCACCCGCACCGGGGGAGGGCGATGTCGCGGTCGCCGTGGTCGCCGCATCGGACGCCGAGGACGACTCGGCGGCTCCCGCGCCCCCGGTCCGCATCCGGCGTCGGAAGGTCCTCACGAGCGGCTGGGACGCATCCACGTTCGGATCCCTGGAGCGCTTTGCCTCCAAGGAGTTCGGGGGGGACCGGTCCGCGGCGATGCGCTTCCTGGTGAGGCAGGGACTCCTGGGTCGCGGATACTTCGGTCCCCGGGCACCGCCGTCCTATCACGCCCCTGCCGCATCGCAGGAGGCCCTGGGTGACCCGGGCCAGCTCGAGCCCGACCACGCCACCGTCGAAGCCCGGATTTCCGACTATGGGAGGATCGCCCAGACCGAGGCGTACGCGGAGTGGCTTCGCGATCGCGCGCGGCAGGAGCTCGCGCGGATGGCCTCCGCTCTGGAGGATCCCGTCCTGCGCGAGGCTGCGCAGGCGGCGTTGGACCGGCTGCCATCGTCACCACCCGAGCCCGAGTTCCTGGAGACTCCTCCCGCCGAGGCGATTCCTCCCCCGCCTCCCGTGGACGTGCGTCCGCTCCTGCGGCGCGCCTTCGCCGCAAGCGCTGCCGGTCAGTTCTCGGACGCCCTCCATCTCTTCGACGAGGTGCTTGACGCCGAGCCCGACCACCGCACCGCGCTCCTCGGCCGCGCGGTCGCCCTGCGGCGGTCCGGGAAGTCCCAGGAGGCGCTCGAAGCGCTGGATCTGGTCCTGCGGCTCGAGCCCACGAACGCCGCGGCGCTCCTGAACCGCGGGCGCGTCCTGCAGGAGCGCGGGGAGTTCCAGGCCGCCCTGGAAACGTACGACCGGCTCGCGGCGGTCGCTCCGAACGATTGGGACGTGTGGGTGGCCCGCGGGGACGTCCTGGCCCGGATGGACCGCGAGCCCGAGGCGCTCAACGCATACTCGGAGGCCCAACGGCGCAACCCCGATGACGAGAGCCTCAAGGCCAAGATCCGCGGCATCGAGAGGGCGAGGGTTCCCCCGCCGACCTCCGCCTCGCGAGTCGCGCTCCCCCGGGACGTGCAGGAAGGGCAGTCGTACCTAATCCGAGGAGGGCCGCCGGACCTGGGCTACCGGGTCTTCCGCGCGCTCTCCATCCGGTCCGTGCCCTGCCTCTTGGTCACGCCTCGCGATGCGGACCGGGTGCGGGGCGAGCAGGGACTCGGGGGCGTACGGATCCTCGAGCTGACCACGGAACCCGGCGGAGACCGCGTCCCGCCGAGCTCGCTCGTCGGGCTGACGAACGCCATCGAGCACTTTCTGACGGTGAACCGCGGCCGAGCCGCCATCCTGCTCGAAGGGTTGTCCCTGCTCGTGGAGACCAACGGCTTCCGCGACACGGCGCTGTTCCTGGCCCGCGTGAACGAGTCCATCCTCCCCTCCCAAGGCATCTTCCTGGTGTCCGTCGCACGTGGAGAGCTGGCCGAGAAGGAGGCCGCCATCCTCGAGCGCGACCTTCGGGTTTTGTCCTGA
- a CDS encoding chromate resistance protein ChrB domain-containing protein gives MKWVTREKAKVDRIACPWLITRFVDPEAEFLFVPREKVLDVAKAEGAIPFDTPGAELHHFKEGDDERCSFDAIIKKYRLTDPALLSMAEIVRTADAAPRRPRPEGAGLEALALGFRTNAKDDFDNMRLQFPAYDALYTYSKLTVEGKGKLEHAAR, from the coding sequence ATGAAATGGGTGACCAGAGAGAAGGCCAAGGTGGACCGGATCGCGTGCCCCTGGTTGATCACGCGGTTCGTGGACCCGGAAGCCGAGTTCCTGTTCGTCCCGCGGGAGAAGGTCTTGGACGTCGCCAAGGCGGAGGGCGCCATCCCCTTCGACACGCCCGGCGCGGAGCTCCATCACTTCAAGGAGGGGGACGACGAGCGGTGCAGCTTCGATGCGATCATCAAGAAGTACAGGCTCACGGACCCGGCCCTCTTGAGCATGGCGGAGATCGTCCGCACCGCGGATGCGGCTCCTCGAAGACCGCGGCCCGAGGGAGCCGGTCTCGAGGCGCTGGCCCTAGGGTTCCGCACGAACGCCAAGGACGACTTCGACAACATGCGCCTCCAGTTCCCCGCGTACGACGCCCTCTACACATACAGCAAGCTCACGGTCGAGGGCAAGGGCAAGCTGGAGCACGCGGCCCGATGA
- a CDS encoding MFS transporter: MPYGFLGVVFGVYLAQLGFDPVAVGVVLTLTVLSSAFYTFAVSLLADRIGRRKTLVFFALTDCVAGALLFSSTDWWAPVLAGIVGNMSVGAGEVGPFLSLEQAMLPRTTSASRRTLAFSVYNLVGYGASAVGALLAGLPSYVGYRPLFLGYMVSGLVGMVLYASLSRGVELEGRAQRSVLSPRARPIVLRLSGLFAIDAFGGGFVGSSILSYYFYLRFGLPMPELGAIFFLTQLVTALSFLLAERIARRIGLLRTMVFSHVPSNVFLIAVAFAPTPATAVALLLCRQSLSQMDVPTRQSYVMAIVDEEDRTPAAGLTSATRTVASSISPSIAGYALQSLWLGTPLVAAGGLKLLYDGLIYRSFRKTHPPEENGERAP; the protein is encoded by the coding sequence GTGCCGTACGGATTCCTCGGCGTGGTCTTCGGCGTCTACCTGGCCCAGCTCGGCTTCGACCCTGTGGCGGTGGGCGTCGTCCTCACCCTGACGGTCCTGAGCAGCGCCTTCTACACGTTCGCCGTGAGTCTTCTGGCCGACCGGATCGGGCGGCGGAAGACCCTCGTCTTCTTCGCCCTCACCGACTGCGTGGCGGGCGCGCTCCTGTTCAGCTCGACGGACTGGTGGGCCCCCGTCTTGGCGGGCATCGTCGGGAACATGTCCGTGGGCGCCGGGGAGGTGGGACCCTTCCTTTCCCTGGAGCAGGCCATGCTCCCGCGGACCACTTCGGCCTCCCGAAGGACGCTGGCCTTCAGCGTATACAACCTCGTCGGGTACGGCGCCTCCGCCGTCGGCGCGCTGCTCGCGGGACTCCCGAGCTATGTGGGGTACCGGCCGCTGTTCCTCGGCTACATGGTCTCGGGCCTCGTGGGCATGGTTCTCTACGCGTCCCTGTCCAGAGGGGTCGAACTCGAAGGACGAGCGCAGCGGTCCGTCCTGTCGCCCCGAGCCCGGCCGATCGTGCTGCGCCTGTCCGGCCTCTTCGCGATCGACGCCTTCGGGGGTGGCTTTGTCGGGTCGAGCATCCTCTCCTACTACTTCTACCTCCGATTCGGACTGCCGATGCCTGAACTCGGTGCCATCTTCTTCTTGACCCAGCTCGTGACCGCCCTGTCCTTCCTCCTGGCCGAGCGCATCGCGCGGAGAATCGGCCTCCTCCGGACCATGGTCTTCAGCCACGTGCCGTCGAACGTCTTCCTGATTGCCGTGGCCTTCGCGCCGACGCCCGCCACCGCCGTCGCCCTCCTCCTGTGCCGCCAGTCCCTGTCCCAGATGGACGTGCCCACGCGGCAGTCGTACGTCATGGCGATCGTGGACGAGGAGGACCGCACCCCCGCGGCGGGACTCACGAGCGCGACGCGCACGGTGGCGTCGTCCATCAGCCCCTCGATTGCGGGATACGCGCTTCAGAGCCTCTGGCTCGGCACGCCCCTGGTCGCTGCCGGGGGCCTCAAGCTCCTCTACGACGGCCTAATCTACCGGAGCTTCCGCAAGACCCATCCGCCCGAGGAGAACGGGGAACGAGCCCCCTGA
- a CDS encoding thiolase family protein → MTEVVIAGACRTPIGKYGRAFRNVEAVKLGSLVVAEAVRRTGLVGADIEEVILGNVIQAGLGQNPARQAALYADLPDRIGAVTINKVCASGMKSVAIAADAIRAGSEEVIVAGGMESMSRAPYLVKEARWGIGYNNVPFLDAMVHDGLWDAYNQFHMGVTGEIVSERFKVTREDQDAFSLESHRRAARATLDGKFKEEILAVDVPGQPRVELDEGVRQDTSMEKLARLPPVFREHGVVTAGNASQLSDGASAMVVLSRAAADRHGVKPLAKIVDYVTSGVKPELVMEAPIPAVRRILKKTGMKIDDFDLIEHNEAYAAASVAVMKELGIDHAKFNVNGGAVALGHPLGCSGARILTTLVYAMKDRNAKRGLATLCLGGGNAMAMILERP, encoded by the coding sequence GTGACCGAGGTCGTCATCGCCGGCGCGTGTCGCACGCCCATCGGCAAGTACGGCCGAGCGTTCCGAAACGTGGAGGCCGTCAAGCTCGGGAGCCTCGTCGTCGCGGAGGCCGTGCGGCGCACGGGACTCGTCGGCGCGGACATCGAGGAGGTCATCCTGGGCAACGTGATCCAGGCGGGCTTGGGTCAGAACCCCGCGCGGCAGGCCGCCCTGTACGCGGACTTGCCGGATCGGATTGGGGCGGTGACGATCAACAAGGTGTGCGCAAGCGGGATGAAGAGCGTGGCGATCGCCGCGGACGCGATTCGCGCGGGTTCCGAGGAGGTCATCGTCGCGGGAGGCATGGAGTCCATGAGCCGCGCCCCCTACCTCGTCAAGGAGGCGCGGTGGGGGATTGGGTACAACAACGTTCCCTTCCTGGACGCCATGGTCCACGACGGGCTCTGGGACGCCTACAACCAGTTTCACATGGGCGTCACGGGCGAGATTGTCTCCGAGCGGTTCAAGGTCACCCGCGAGGACCAGGACGCCTTCTCCCTCGAGAGCCACCGCCGGGCCGCGCGTGCCACGCTGGACGGCAAGTTCAAGGAGGAGATCCTCGCCGTCGACGTGCCCGGGCAGCCCCGCGTCGAGCTTGACGAGGGGGTCCGCCAGGACACCTCGATGGAGAAGCTCGCGAGGTTGCCCCCCGTGTTCCGAGAGCACGGGGTCGTCACCGCGGGGAACGCGTCCCAGCTCAGCGACGGGGCGTCCGCGATGGTGGTCCTGTCGCGCGCCGCCGCGGACCGGCATGGCGTCAAGCCCCTGGCGAAGATCGTGGACTACGTGACCTCCGGCGTGAAGCCCGAGCTCGTCATGGAGGCGCCGATCCCGGCCGTGCGCAGGATCCTGAAGAAGACGGGCATGAAGATCGACGACTTCGACCTCATCGAGCACAACGAGGCGTATGCCGCGGCGAGCGTCGCGGTGATGAAGGAGTTGGGAATCGACCACGCCAAGTTCAACGTGAACGGCGGGGCCGTGGCCCTGGGCCACCCCCTGGGGTGTAGCGGAGCGCGCATCCTGACCACGCTCGTGTACGCGATGAAGGATCGAAATGCGAAACGGGGGCTCGCGACCCTCTGCCTCGGCGGGGGCAACGCGATGGCGATGATCCTGGAACGGCCCTGA
- a CDS encoding 3-hydroxybutyryl-CoA dehydrogenase encodes MSVRTIAVLGAGQMGAGIAQVAAAAGYDVVMRDIEDRFVLGGLSKIQGRLQRAVSKGELDAAAQEAIRSRIRGTLDMAAAAKADLVIEAVPEEPELKKSVLREMDRMAAPQTILASNTSSISIGELAAATRRPDRFVGMHFFNPVPVMKLVEVVQGKATSPETLRIALEVCIRMGKTPVEVHDFPGFVSNRVLMPMINEAILALQDGVATKEAIDTVMKLGANHPMGPLELADFIGLDTCLNILEVLERGFASNKYAPAPLLRRMVSEGKLGKKSGHGFYEYA; translated from the coding sequence ATGTCCGTTCGAACGATCGCCGTCCTCGGGGCGGGACAGATGGGGGCCGGCATCGCTCAGGTTGCGGCCGCGGCCGGATATGACGTGGTCATGCGGGATATCGAGGACCGCTTCGTCCTGGGAGGACTGTCCAAGATCCAGGGTCGGCTCCAGCGCGCCGTGAGCAAGGGGGAGCTCGACGCCGCGGCCCAGGAGGCCATCCGCTCCCGGATTCGGGGCACGCTGGACATGGCCGCCGCGGCGAAGGCCGATCTCGTGATTGAAGCGGTTCCTGAGGAGCCCGAACTCAAGAAGTCGGTCCTCCGCGAGATGGACAGGATGGCGGCGCCGCAGACGATCCTGGCGAGCAACACGTCGTCCATCAGCATCGGTGAACTCGCCGCTGCGACCCGGCGTCCCGATCGATTCGTTGGCATGCACTTCTTCAACCCCGTCCCCGTGATGAAGCTGGTCGAGGTCGTCCAGGGCAAAGCGACGAGCCCGGAGACCTTGCGAATTGCCCTCGAAGTCTGCATTCGGATGGGCAAGACCCCCGTCGAGGTGCACGACTTCCCCGGCTTCGTCTCGAACCGGGTTCTCATGCCCATGATCAACGAGGCGATCCTGGCCCTCCAGGACGGCGTCGCCACCAAGGAGGCCATCGACACGGTGATGAAGCTCGGCGCCAACCACCCCATGGGACCGCTCGAGCTCGCGGATTTCATCGGACTCGACACGTGCCTGAACATTCTCGAAGTCCTGGAGCGTGGCTTCGCGAGCAATAAGTACGCACCCGCGCCCCTCCTGCGGCGGATGGTCTCCGAGGGCAAGCTCGGGAAGAAATCGGGTCACGGGTTCTACGAGTACGCGTGA
- a CDS encoding twin-arginine translocation signal domain-containing protein translates to MATEADTKGRGISRRQFLTLAGAGAVVGAVILAATRQKGIQGLLKSATGSQTSQATAGKIIRTPSQPTGPSFLQRLLGGKL, encoded by the coding sequence ATGGCCACGGAAGCGGACACGAAGGGGCGCGGGATCAGCCGCCGACAATTCCTCACGCTCGCGGGCGCGGGAGCCGTCGTAGGCGCCGTCATCCTCGCGGCCACGAGGCAAAAAGGCATCCAGGGCCTTCTCAAGTCCGCCACCGGATCCCAGACGAGCCAGGCCACCGCGGGAAAGATCATCCGGACCCCGTCGCAGCCTACCGGCCCGTCCTTCCTTCAGAGACTCCTGGGCGGCAAGCTCTAG